The Amphiura filiformis chromosome 12, Afil_fr2py, whole genome shotgun sequence genome includes a region encoding these proteins:
- the LOC140166122 gene encoding galactosylceramide sulfotransferase-like yields MMRTSTRYIVVLAFCLISIVALYILNDNIDKERERGKNSRPELKFQSEGDKDGEQQEYKGQKNRKQSGKRTKTQYAMKNSNSGNECTPKKDIIFTKVHKSGSSTVQNIFLRYGDKHDLTFVLPPMGHHLGYPNYFNKEKHMLHTKDEKYNIFCHHARFSPDVTEVMPKDSVYISIVRDPVDVFESAFTYFKIDYRMGKVDNPQALSIFLSNPEKYSKSMRNTVHTRNNMLYDYGIPAETFNDEAKLQSAIDEISEKFSLIIIGEHFEESLILLKDLLCWTLEDVVVFRLNARNENSVTKLSEQDRERIRDWNKGDVMLYKHFNQTLWQKIARYGRDKMAAEVDKLHKLTNRYYKNCVQSDHALNGDADFDVWEPRGVKINGFILKEEAKANPVCERMVKPEVLYTEELRRKQFGTNIPRRGQLRKRGIQKRFNPNQNQRYA; encoded by the exons ATGATGAGGACGTCAACCCGTTATATCGTTGTCTTGGCGTTTTGCTTGATTTCCATCGTAGCACTGTACATTCTCAATGATAACATTGACAAGGAACGTGAACGGGGAAAGAACAG tcggCCGGAACTGAAATTTCAATCTGAAGGTGACAAAGATGGTGAACAGCAAGAATACAAAGGGCAAAAGAACCGTAAACAAAGTGGAAAAAGAACAAAAACTCAGTATGCGATGAAGAATTCAAATTCTGGTAATGAATGTACACCAAAGAAGGATATCATCTTTACTAAAGTGCACAAGTCTGGGAGCAGCACGGTGCAGAATATATTTCTTCGTTATGGCGATAAACATGATCTCACCTTCGTTTTGCCACCAATGGGTCATCACCTAGGTTATCCTAATTATTTCAATAAAGAGAAACATATGTTGCATACAAAAGATGAAAAATACAACATATTCTGCCATCACGCCCGGTTTAGTCCGGATGTCACAGAGGTGATGCCAAAAGACTCTGTGTACATCAGCATCGTGCGGGATCCAGTAGATGTGTTTGAAAGTGCATTCACCTATTTCAAAATTGATTACCGGATGGGTAAAGTGGATAATCCCCAAGCATTAAGTATTTTTTTATCTAATCCAGAGAAGTACTCAAAGTCAATGAGAAATACGGTGCATACACGTAACAATATGCTCTATGACTATGGCATACCTGCAGAAACATTCAATGATGAGGCAAAACTGCAAAGTGCAATTGATGAAATCAGCGAGAAATTCAGTCTGATTATAATAGGAGAACACTTTGAAGAATCACTTATTTTACTAAAGGATCTTCTGTGCTGGACACTAGAAGACGTAGTCGTGTTTAGATTAAATGCACGCAATGAAAACTCTGTGACAAAATTATCCGAGCAGGATCGAGAACGAATCAGAGACTGGAACAAAGGCGATGTGATGCTCTACAAGCATTTCAACCAAACATTGTGGCAGAAAATTGCAAGGTACGGAAGAGACAAGATGGCGGCAGAAGTTGATAAGTTACACAAGCTCACCAATAGATATTATAAAAACTGTGTGCAGTCAGACCATGCCTTAAACGGCGATGCAGATTTTGATGTATGGGAACCACGAGGGGTAAAAATAAATGGGTTTATACTGAAAGAGGAAGCCAAAGCGAATCCTGTATGTGAGCGTATGGTCAAACCGGAAGTTCTTTATACCGAGGAGTTGAGAAGGAAACAGTTTGGAACAAACATTCCTCGGAGAGGTCAATTGAGGAAAAGAGGTATACAGAAGAGGTTCAATCCGAACCAGAACCAGAGATATGCATGA